In Pedobacter sp. SL55, the following proteins share a genomic window:
- a CDS encoding penicillin acylase family protein: MLNTKFGDLPPIAKFLNPFTGFWQNAERLTPSKHKRLVLKNAHDKIEILFDDRMIPHVFAQNDHDVYYAQGYVTAMHRLWQMDFQTRFAAGRISEVVGAKAIEVDKYQRRMGMMYGAENSLQGMMADPQSREMLLAYTQGINDYIKSLDKRKLPVEYKLLNFKPEPWTPIKCALLLKQMSAVLAMGSDEFYMTNILNKYGPEITKDLFPDYPFKEDPIIPVGTKWDFKPLPIPPTPKSFTEMMSTENATKQKVEGIGSNNWAVSGIKTASGFPVLANDPHLDLSLPSIWYQIQLHAPGINTYGVSLPGAPGVIIGFNQNVAWGVTNVAADVLDFYQIKFKDDKHQEYWYNNQWNATKPRYETIKIKGGKDIVDTVYYTHHGPIVYFQKPNYSRANNIPTGHALRWIAHDKSNELKTFYLMNRAKTYDDYRKALPYFTAPAQNFIFASNQNDIAITPNGKFPLKWKNQGKFILDGTDPSNDWQGWIPASQNPTVKNPPRNFVSSANQSSTDPTYPYYINWEFSPYERGKRINDRLAVMKNITADSMRNLQMDSYSIVAENLLPYIQPLINNASLNATQKESYNLITKWNKYFDAKSIAASVFDLWTKRLATEIWEDDFGDKDVPMRYPSRDRTIELIQKDPNSTWFDNVKTSKKETLADLVNSSFKYACDSLERKYGPIGEEWQWGNFKNSNVPHLAKIPGFGSKKLLIGGSKSTVNALSESNGPSWRMVIELGKTPKGHGVYPGGQSGNPGSAFYDNMIDTWAEGKLYDLFFMQSPDDKGGKIISHYKISKK, encoded by the coding sequence ATGCTAAATACTAAATTTGGCGATCTTCCTCCCATAGCAAAATTTTTAAACCCTTTTACCGGGTTTTGGCAAAATGCAGAAAGGTTAACACCATCTAAGCATAAAAGGCTGGTGCTAAAAAATGCTCACGATAAAATTGAAATTTTATTTGACGACCGCATGATACCTCACGTATTTGCACAAAATGACCATGATGTTTATTATGCACAGGGTTATGTAACGGCTATGCATCGCCTATGGCAAATGGATTTCCAAACCCGGTTTGCAGCTGGCAGAATATCAGAGGTAGTTGGTGCAAAAGCAATTGAGGTTGATAAGTACCAACGCAGAATGGGCATGATGTACGGTGCCGAAAACTCACTACAGGGCATGATGGCAGATCCTCAATCGAGAGAAATGCTGTTAGCTTATACACAAGGTATTAACGACTACATTAAATCATTAGATAAACGCAAACTTCCGGTAGAATATAAGTTATTAAACTTTAAACCCGAACCTTGGACACCTATTAAATGCGCATTGCTGCTTAAGCAAATGTCGGCAGTTTTGGCAATGGGTTCTGATGAGTTCTACATGACCAACATTTTAAACAAATATGGACCAGAAATTACCAAAGATCTATTTCCAGACTATCCTTTTAAAGAAGACCCGATAATTCCGGTTGGCACCAAATGGGATTTCAAACCGCTACCAATTCCGCCTACGCCAAAATCTTTTACCGAAATGATGAGCACCGAAAATGCTACCAAACAAAAAGTAGAGGGCATTGGCAGTAATAATTGGGCAGTATCGGGTATCAAAACTGCATCGGGCTTTCCCGTTTTGGCAAACGATCCACATTTAGATTTATCGCTTCCATCTATCTGGTACCAAATCCAATTGCACGCTCCTGGCATTAACACTTATGGTGTTTCGCTTCCCGGCGCTCCGGGGGTAATCATTGGTTTTAACCAGAACGTGGCTTGGGGTGTAACCAACGTAGCAGCAGATGTGTTAGATTTCTATCAAATCAAATTTAAGGATGATAAACACCAAGAATATTGGTACAACAACCAATGGAATGCAACCAAACCTAGATACGAAACCATTAAAATAAAAGGTGGTAAAGATATTGTTGACACGGTTTACTACACCCACCACGGCCCAATTGTTTATTTCCAAAAACCAAACTACAGTAGAGCCAATAATATACCAACGGGCCATGCCTTAAGGTGGATAGCCCATGATAAATCAAATGAATTGAAAACTTTTTATTTGATGAACAGAGCTAAAACCTATGATGATTACCGTAAAGCTTTACCCTATTTTACGGCACCCGCACAAAACTTCATCTTTGCCAGTAACCAAAACGATATTGCCATTACACCAAATGGGAAATTCCCTTTGAAATGGAAAAATCAAGGCAAATTTATTTTAGATGGAACCGACCCTAGTAACGATTGGCAGGGTTGGATTCCGGCATCGCAAAATCCAACGGTTAAAAATCCGCCTCGTAATTTTGTAAGCTCGGCCAATCAATCTTCAACAGATCCAACTTACCCTTATTATATCAATTGGGAGTTTTCTCCCTACGAAAGAGGAAAACGTATTAACGATAGGCTAGCTGTGATGAAAAACATCACGGCCGATAGTATGCGAAACTTGCAGATGGATTCTTACAGCATTGTTGCCGAAAATCTTTTGCCTTACATACAACCCTTAATCAATAATGCATCGTTAAACGCCACTCAAAAAGAGTCGTATAACTTAATCACAAAGTGGAATAAATACTTCGACGCCAAATCTATTGCCGCCAGCGTTTTTGATCTGTGGACTAAAAGATTGGCTACAGAAATTTGGGAGGATGATTTTGGCGATAAAGATGTGCCAATGCGCTATCCATCGAGAGACAGAACAATAGAACTGATACAAAAAGATCCCAACTCAACTTGGTTCGACAATGTAAAAACTTCCAAAAAAGAAACACTGGCAGATCTAGTTAATTCTTCTTTTAAATATGCTTGTGATAGTTTAGAAAGGAAATACGGCCCAATTGGCGAAGAATGGCAATGGGGCAACTTTAAAAATTCTAATGTGCCTCATCTAGCCAAAATACCAGGTTTTGGTTCCAAAAAGCTGTTAATTGGTGGTTCTAAAAGTACGGTCAATGCATTATCAGAAAGCAATGGTCCTTCTTGGCGAATGGTAATTGAATTAGGTAAAACACCAAAAGGCCATGGCGTTTATCCAGGCGGTCAATCTGGAAACCCTGGTAGTGCGTTTTACGACAACATGATTGACACTTGGGCAGAAGGTAAACTATACGATTTGTTCTTCATGCAATCTCCGGATGATAAGGGAGGAAAAATTATCTCACATTATAAAATCTCAAAAAAATAG
- a CDS encoding acyl transferase — MNINAGHFFSIQTEAEFNKAALEVFRFQAVNNSIYREYISHLKVDIAGVKDYRDIPFLPISFFKSHTVVTGNNPVEITFRSSGTTGQITSKHLVQNLSIYEESYNKAFELFYGKADDYCILALLPSYLERDGSSLIYMVDDLLKQSTHAKSGYFLHNHQELYQTLQELKLAKQKTILIGVTYALLDFTEQHQIDFPELIVMETGGMKGKRKEMVRAELHQLLCQAFGVMHIHSEYGMTELLSQGYSKGNGIFECPPWMKILLRDTSDPLTILSEEHTTGGINVIDLANIYSCSFIATQDLGKIHAENQFEIMGRFDNADIRGCNLLVQ, encoded by the coding sequence GTGAACATCAACGCAGGGCATTTTTTTTCTATCCAAACCGAAGCGGAATTTAACAAAGCTGCTTTAGAGGTTTTTCGTTTCCAAGCCGTTAATAATTCTATTTATCGCGAATACATTTCTCATTTAAAAGTAGATATAGCAGGAGTTAAAGACTACAGAGATATTCCGTTTCTTCCGATTAGTTTTTTCAAATCACATACTGTTGTTACTGGAAACAATCCCGTAGAAATTACTTTTAGGAGTTCTGGCACCACTGGCCAAATTACCAGCAAGCATTTGGTGCAAAACCTTTCTATTTACGAAGAAAGTTACAACAAAGCGTTTGAACTATTCTATGGCAAGGCGGATGATTATTGCATTTTAGCTCTGCTTCCATCCTATCTAGAACGCGATGGTTCTTCTTTAATTTACATGGTTGATGATTTGTTAAAACAGAGTACACATGCTAAAAGTGGCTACTTTCTGCATAACCACCAAGAGCTTTACCAAACTTTACAAGAACTAAAATTAGCCAAGCAAAAAACCATTTTAATTGGAGTTACCTATGCCTTGCTAGATTTTACCGAGCAGCACCAAATTGATTTTCCCGAACTCATTGTGATGGAAACGGGTGGAATGAAAGGCAAGAGAAAAGAAATGGTGCGTGCCGAACTTCATCAATTGCTTTGTCAAGCTTTCGGTGTTATGCACATCCATAGCGAGTACGGAATGACCGAACTCCTTTCTCAAGGTTACTCTAAAGGAAATGGTATTTTCGAATGTCCACCTTGGATGAAAATCTTATTACGAGATACTTCTGACCCCTTAACTATCTTATCCGAAGAACACACAACGGGCGGCATCAACGTCATTGATTTGGCTAACATCTATTCATGTTCGTTTATAGCCACACAAGATTTGGGCAAAATTCACGCAGAAAACCAATTTGAGATTATGGGCAGGTTTGACAATGCCGATATTAGAGGTTGTAATTTACTGGTGCAATAA
- a CDS encoding RES family NAD+ phosphorylase, with product MFLYRISSPQYAGDLSGNGAKLYGGRWNEKGTAVVYLASTRAMAMMELLVHLRPDDLDRPFTITVFEVPDDKVFKVDIELLPTDWAAEERKPELAKWCAKFVEDGNYLLMEVPSVLIPEESNYLLNPRHVDAAKVKLISQREFSFDHRLKN from the coding sequence ATGTTTTTGTATCGTATTTCTTCGCCGCAATATGCTGGCGATTTAAGTGGCAATGGTGCTAAGCTTTATGGTGGTAGGTGGAATGAAAAAGGAACAGCGGTAGTTTATCTTGCCTCAACTAGGGCTATGGCGATGATGGAACTATTGGTTCATTTAAGGCCTGATGATTTAGACCGCCCGTTTACAATTACGGTTTTTGAAGTGCCAGACGATAAAGTTTTTAAAGTAGATATTGAGTTATTGCCTACAGATTGGGCAGCCGAAGAGAGGAAGCCTGAGCTTGCAAAATGGTGCGCAAAATTTGTAGAAGATGGAAATTATTTATTAATGGAAGTTCCTTCGGTTTTGATACCGGAAGAAAGTAACTATCTCTTAAATCCTAGGCATGTAGATGCAGCAAAAGTTAAACTGATTTCGCAGCGTGAGTTTTCGTTTGATCATAGATTGAAAAACTAG
- the parS gene encoding antitoxin Xre/MbcA/ParS toxin-binding domain-containing protein, which translates to MKKKVEDLSKLEEPAVAYGLAVSYSPLNLIIGGKDVVSPSDFDLVSVARKGISKRNLLLLAKKLYLTIEEISDILHISERTLQRYEPSTLVKTEHADRAIELAKLYERGASVLGSYEAFNRWLRHTNYALKNQVPLTLLDTSIGFTLVLDVLGRIEHGVFN; encoded by the coding sequence ATGAAAAAGAAAGTAGAAGATTTGTCTAAATTAGAAGAACCTGCTGTGGCTTATGGTTTGGCTGTAAGTTATAGCCCTCTAAACCTAATTATTGGAGGCAAGGATGTTGTTTCTCCTTCAGATTTTGATTTGGTAAGTGTGGCTCGAAAGGGTATCTCCAAACGTAATTTATTGTTACTGGCTAAAAAACTATATTTAACCATAGAGGAAATCTCAGATATATTGCACATTAGCGAGCGCACTTTACAACGTTACGAACCTAGCACTTTAGTTAAAACCGAACACGCAGATAGGGCCATTGAGTTGGCAAAACTTTACGAGCGGGGGGCAAGCGTTTTGGGATCTTACGAAGCTTTTAACAGGTGGTTGCGTCATACTAACTACGCTTTGAAAAATCAGGTGCCATTAACCCTGCTTGATACCAGTATTGGTTTTACATTAGTTTTAGATGTTTTAGGGAGGATAGAACACGGAGTTTTTAACTGA
- the tyrS gene encoding tyrosine--tRNA ligase → MNFVEELRWRGMLHDIMPDTEQKLNEGMCAGYIGFDPTADSLHVGHLTQIMTLIHFQRAGHKPVALVGGATGMVGDPSGKSDERNLQTEEMVAHNLAGMKKQLAKFLNFEEGGNGAMMVNNADWFKDFNFLDFIREVGKHITVNYMMAKDSVKKRLEGDNGMSFTEFSYQLVQGYDFYYLWKHHNCILQMGGSDQWGNIVTGTELIRRKDRGTAYALTTQLIKKADGTKFGKTESGAIWLDPAKTSPYKYYQFWLNSSDSDVKAWIRIFTLKGKEEIEALEKQHDEAPHLRILQKALAEDITVRTHSADALETAIKTSEFLFGNGSLAFLNGLSAAEILDIFEGIPQFKISKADLAAGIDAPTLLAEKTSVFPSKGEVKKTVQGGGLSINKNKITDLNTTFSASDLINEEFLVVQKGKKNYFLIIAE, encoded by the coding sequence ATGAATTTTGTAGAAGAATTACGTTGGAGAGGCATGTTGCACGATATTATGCCCGATACTGAGCAGAAATTGAATGAAGGCATGTGTGCTGGTTATATAGGTTTTGATCCAACGGCTGATTCTTTGCATGTAGGACATCTTACCCAAATCATGACTTTGATCCATTTTCAAAGAGCAGGGCACAAACCTGTAGCTTTGGTTGGTGGTGCAACGGGCATGGTGGGAGATCCGTCTGGGAAATCTGACGAACGTAACCTGCAAACCGAAGAAATGGTTGCTCATAACCTTGCCGGGATGAAAAAGCAGCTGGCTAAATTCCTTAATTTTGAAGAAGGAGGCAATGGTGCTATGATGGTAAACAATGCCGATTGGTTTAAGGATTTTAATTTTCTAGATTTTATTCGTGAAGTTGGTAAGCACATTACAGTGAACTACATGATGGCTAAAGACAGTGTGAAGAAGCGTTTGGAAGGAGATAATGGCATGTCGTTTACTGAGTTTAGCTATCAGTTGGTGCAGGGTTACGATTTTTATTATTTGTGGAAACACCATAACTGCATTTTGCAAATGGGCGGCTCTGACCAATGGGGTAATATTGTTACCGGAACCGAGTTGATTAGAAGAAAAGACCGCGGCACAGCTTATGCCTTAACTACACAGCTTATTAAAAAAGCAGATGGAACTAAATTTGGTAAAACCGAAAGTGGGGCAATTTGGTTAGATCCGGCCAAAACTTCGCCTTACAAATACTACCAGTTTTGGTTAAATTCTTCGGATAGTGATGTAAAAGCTTGGATTAGAATCTTTACCTTAAAAGGTAAAGAAGAAATAGAGGCTTTAGAAAAACAACACGATGAAGCACCTCACTTGCGTATCTTGCAAAAAGCCTTGGCAGAAGACATTACAGTTAGAACGCACTCTGCTGATGCATTAGAAACCGCAATCAAAACATCGGAGTTTTTGTTTGGCAATGGTTCGTTAGCGTTTTTAAACGGATTGAGCGCTGCAGAAATATTAGATATTTTTGAAGGTATTCCTCAGTTTAAAATATCAAAAGCTGATTTGGCTGCAGGTATTGATGCGCCTACTTTGCTGGCAGAAAAAACTTCGGTTTTTCCATCAAAAGGAGAGGTTAAGAAAACCGTACAAGGTGGCGGTTTAAGTATCAACAAAAATAAAATAACTGATTTGAATACTACTTTTTCAGCTTCTGATTTGATAAACGAAGAATTTTTAGTAGTTCAAAAAGGAAAGAAAAACTACTTCTTAATCATAGCAGAATAA
- a CDS encoding ACP phosphodiesterase, which produces MAIFTDMNFLSHFYFDRNTPNANIVIGTILPDLLKNANKNWNAHPEKHIELFKKRGLEELLQGWKRHLKVDLLFHSSNFFNNKMQKLKLLLIPILKDSPVRPSFLAHIGVELLLDHLLIEHQKININSFYDNLETVKEEELADFLRSCNIDDTDRFFKFFNSFKSSRYLLSYQKLENISYALQRICMRLWEHPFTEKHTSDLTSVLEFYKKQLEIDFMVIFDEIESRLT; this is translated from the coding sequence ATGGCTATATTTACAGATATGAATTTCCTTTCGCATTTTTACTTCGACAGAAATACGCCTAACGCCAATATCGTTATTGGTACTATTTTGCCCGACCTTTTGAAAAATGCGAACAAAAACTGGAATGCTCATCCTGAGAAGCATATAGAACTATTTAAAAAAAGAGGATTAGAAGAATTGCTGCAAGGCTGGAAAAGACACCTCAAGGTAGACCTTTTATTTCATTCATCTAACTTCTTTAATAACAAAATGCAGAAACTAAAACTGTTACTTATTCCAATATTGAAAGATAGCCCAGTTCGTCCTTCGTTTTTAGCGCACATTGGGGTAGAACTGCTGTTAGACCATCTCTTGATCGAGCACCAGAAAATCAACATTAATTCGTTTTACGATAATTTGGAAACAGTAAAAGAAGAAGAACTTGCAGATTTTCTGCGCAGCTGTAATATCGATGACACCGACCGTTTTTTCAAGTTTTTTAACAGCTTTAAATCTAGCCGCTACCTCCTCAGCTATCAAAAGCTAGAGAATATCAGCTATGCTCTGCAACGCATTTGTATGCGCTTATGGGAACATCCTTTTACCGAAAAACACACTTCAGATTTAACCTCGGTATTAGAATTTTACAAAAAACAATTAGAAATTGATTTTATGGTTATATTTGATGAAATAGAAAGTCGGTTAACATAA
- a CDS encoding zinc-binding alcohol dehydrogenase family protein, with product MKAVGFKTSLPIAATNSFIDFETEKPSPQGHELLVKINAIAVNPVDYKIRQNAAKDTELATPKIIGWDACGVVEAVGNEASLFAVGDEVYYAGDITKPGCNAEYQVIDERIVGKKPKSLNHTEAAAMPLTALTAWEIIFDRIRISAEKDKDKTLLIIAGAGGVGSITIQLAKKIAGLKVVATASRPESIAWCKQMGADVVVNHKNLTEEVRNAGFQYVDFIVDFVDTNAYWDEMAELIKPQGHIASITGSATPIALNKLKTKSASFSWEFMYTRSTFQTEDIIEQHHILNKVADLIDEGVLVHTLTQTLTGLSAETLKQAHEQLESGTTIGKLAIKF from the coding sequence ATGAAAGCAGTAGGATTTAAAACTTCCCTTCCCATAGCCGCAACAAATAGCTTTATAGATTTTGAAACTGAAAAACCAAGTCCACAAGGACATGAGCTTTTGGTAAAAATAAATGCCATTGCAGTAAACCCCGTAGATTATAAAATTAGGCAGAATGCAGCAAAAGACACTGAACTGGCAACACCTAAAATTATTGGATGGGATGCCTGTGGCGTAGTAGAAGCTGTTGGAAATGAAGCTTCTTTATTTGCGGTGGGCGATGAAGTTTATTATGCTGGCGACATTACCAAACCCGGTTGTAATGCCGAATATCAAGTTATTGACGAACGAATTGTAGGCAAAAAACCAAAAAGCTTGAACCATACTGAAGCTGCAGCAATGCCGCTTACTGCACTTACAGCCTGGGAAATTATTTTCGATAGAATTCGTATCAGTGCAGAAAAGGATAAGGACAAAACTTTGCTAATTATTGCTGGTGCAGGTGGTGTGGGTTCTATCACTATTCAATTGGCCAAAAAGATAGCTGGTTTAAAGGTTGTTGCAACCGCATCTAGACCAGAAAGCATAGCATGGTGCAAACAGATGGGCGCAGATGTAGTGGTAAATCATAAAAACCTCACAGAAGAAGTTAGAAATGCAGGTTTCCAATACGTAGATTTTATTGTTGATTTTGTAGACACTAATGCCTATTGGGATGAAATGGCAGAACTTATCAAACCGCAAGGCCATATTGCTTCCATTACTGGAAGTGCCACACCAATTGCCTTGAATAAGTTGAAAACCAAAAGTGCTAGCTTCTCTTGGGAGTTTATGTACACTCGCTCTACCTTCCAAACCGAAGATATAATTGAGCAGCATCACATTCTTAATAAAGTAGCCGATTTAATTGACGAAGGTGTTTTAGTACATACGCTAACCCAAACGTTAACTGGGCTTTCTGCCGAAACCTTAAAGCAAGCTCACGAACAATTAGAATCGGGAACTACCATTGGCAAGTTGGCAATTAAGTTTTAA
- a CDS encoding n-acetylglutamate synthase: MINYNQKVFRPISNTENGETSNETVFIYEQNGSILTSYYSGGKVISGHLIGLVDQQGNIDMRYHQINNNGELMTGKCFSVPEILPSGKIRLHETWEWTSGDYSKGKSIIEEQ; the protein is encoded by the coding sequence ATGATTAATTACAATCAAAAGGTTTTTAGACCAATTAGCAATACCGAAAACGGAGAAACCTCTAACGAAACTGTTTTTATTTACGAACAAAACGGATCCATACTTACATCGTATTACAGCGGTGGAAAAGTGATAAGCGGCCATTTAATTGGTTTAGTAGACCAACAAGGTAACATAGATATGCGCTATCATCAAATTAATAACAACGGAGAGCTGATGACTGGCAAATGCTTTTCTGTTCCAGAAATATTACCAAGTGGAAAAATCAGGCTTCATGAAACTTGGGAATGGACTTCTGGCGACTATTCTAAAGGGAAATCGATTATAGAAGAACAATAA
- a CDS encoding Fur family transcriptional regulator — protein MKITRNTVAKTEIKKLIHTSDVALSHAEIQAALNDLCDRVTIYRVLDRLVEDGAVHRIVNVDGVIKYAECHDCEKQHHHNHVHFSCEKCKSVTCLEDIEPTFKLPQQYQVKEVNFTLSGLCPKCS, from the coding sequence ATGAAAATTACAAGAAACACCGTAGCAAAAACCGAAATCAAAAAACTGATTCATACTTCTGATGTGGCTTTATCGCATGCCGAGATACAGGCTGCTTTAAATGACTTGTGTGATAGGGTTACCATTTATCGAGTATTAGACCGACTGGTGGAAGACGGTGCCGTACATAGAATTGTGAACGTAGATGGTGTAATTAAATACGCAGAATGCCATGATTGTGAAAAACAGCACCATCATAACCACGTTCACTTTAGCTGTGAAAAATGTAAATCTGTAACCTGTTTAGAGGATATTGAACCAACTTTTAAATTACCGCAGCAATATCAAGTTAAGGAAGTAAACTTTACCCTTTCGGGTTTGTGCCCTAAATGCTCCTAG
- a CDS encoding AAA family ATPase has translation MQFKNEVEAVDALHQSFKNIHAEIGKVVIGQDEIVKQVLIAIFSNGHCLLVGVPGLAKTLLVQTVANVLDLNFNRIQFTPDLMPSDIIGAEILGEDRQFKFIKGPIFSNIILADEINRTPPKTQAALLEAMQEKAVTAAGVTHGLPQPFFVLATQNPIEQEGTYPLPEAQLDRFMFNISLGYPAFADELTIVKNTTSNATMALQKIINASEIQYFQKLIRNIPVTDNVLEYAVKLVAKTRPNSEFATAEINNFISWGAGPRASQFLVLGAKCHAAISGKYAPDIEDVQAVAEGILRHRIVRNYRAEAEGLTTEQIIKNLF, from the coding sequence ATGCAGTTTAAAAATGAGGTAGAAGCCGTTGATGCCCTGCATCAATCATTTAAAAATATACATGCCGAAATAGGCAAGGTTGTAATTGGACAAGACGAAATTGTGAAACAAGTGCTCATTGCTATTTTTAGCAATGGGCACTGTTTGTTAGTAGGTGTGCCAGGTTTGGCCAAAACCTTATTGGTTCAAACGGTAGCTAATGTGCTCGATCTCAATTTTAATCGAATTCAGTTTACACCAGATTTAATGCCTAGCGATATTATTGGTGCAGAAATTTTGGGCGAAGACCGTCAGTTTAAATTTATAAAAGGTCCTATTTTTTCAAATATCATCTTGGCTGATGAAATTAACCGTACACCGCCTAAAACGCAAGCCGCTTTGTTAGAAGCCATGCAGGAAAAGGCCGTTACAGCAGCAGGAGTTACCCATGGTCTGCCTCAGCCGTTTTTTGTACTGGCAACGCAAAATCCGATAGAGCAAGAAGGCACCTATCCTTTGCCAGAGGCGCAGTTAGACCGTTTCATGTTTAATATTTCGCTTGGTTATCCAGCATTCGCTGATGAATTGACTATTGTTAAAAACACCACAAGCAATGCTACTATGGCCTTGCAAAAAATTATTAATGCCAGCGAAATCCAGTATTTTCAAAAGTTGATAAGAAATATTCCGGTAACGGATAACGTGTTGGAATACGCAGTAAAGTTGGTCGCTAAAACACGCCCCAATAGTGAGTTTGCAACGGCAGAAATCAATAACTTTATTTCTTGGGGTGCTGGGCCTAGAGCTTCGCAATTTTTAGTGTTGGGAGCAAAATGTCATGCCGCTATTTCGGGTAAATATGCTCCAGATATTGAAGATGTACAAGCTGTAGCCGAAGGTATTTTACGCCACAGAATTGTGCGTAATTACAGGGCAGAGGCAGAAGGCTTAACAACCGAGCAGATTATCAAAAATCTTTTCTAG
- a CDS encoding peptidylprolyl isomerase, producing the protein MKKILSIASLLICLFLNVESVKAQPKPNLDKVVAVVGSNIILLSDLNQQYAIYLNQGNPADPKAKCYFLQQMLVQKLLKQQAEIDSIVVEEGQVDDELDKRMRYQVQRMGGQERLEQFLQKSLLQYKDEMRPDIKEGLIAQKMQAKITENITVTPLEVKKYFDTYPKDSLPDIGAEVEVGEIVLQPKLTKVEKQRFYDKLEAIRLRVKSGEDFGFLAKTYSEDPGSAAEGGDYGFIDRQTMVKEFTAWAFKLKAGEMSPVFETEYGYHILQVIERRGEQSHVRHILVRPQNTPQSLERVKLKADSIYKDLATKKLPFATAASLYSDNKETQYNGGMMLYADNQTARTTLMPVEKLDPAVFVVIDTMKVGEVSKPTQFNDQQSGKEGYKIFFLKSKIAPHKASLEQDYPKFKEKAQQQKESKVMSEWFEKRKETTYIRVDEEFQTCDELKLWVKKDKDSK; encoded by the coding sequence ATGAAGAAAATTTTATCAATAGCAAGCCTACTAATTTGCTTGTTTTTGAACGTTGAGAGCGTTAAGGCACAACCAAAACCTAACCTAGATAAGGTAGTAGCCGTAGTAGGGAGCAATATTATCTTATTGTCTGATTTAAACCAACAATATGCTATCTATTTAAACCAGGGAAATCCGGCAGACCCAAAAGCTAAATGTTACTTTTTACAGCAAATGTTAGTGCAAAAGTTGTTAAAGCAACAAGCCGAGATTGACTCTATTGTGGTAGAAGAAGGCCAAGTAGATGACGAGCTAGATAAGCGCATGCGCTACCAAGTACAACGTATGGGTGGACAAGAACGTTTGGAGCAATTTTTGCAAAAATCTTTGCTGCAATATAAAGATGAAATGCGACCTGATATCAAGGAAGGATTGATTGCGCAAAAAATGCAAGCAAAAATTACCGAAAATATAACGGTAACACCTTTAGAAGTAAAAAAATATTTTGATACTTACCCAAAAGATAGCTTGCCCGATATTGGTGCAGAGGTTGAAGTTGGAGAAATTGTTTTGCAGCCAAAACTAACCAAAGTAGAAAAGCAACGTTTTTACGATAAGTTAGAAGCCATTCGCCTACGTGTTAAAAGTGGAGAAGATTTTGGGTTCTTAGCTAAAACCTATTCAGAAGATCCTGGTTCTGCTGCCGAAGGTGGAGATTATGGTTTTATAGACAGGCAAACCATGGTAAAGGAATTTACCGCTTGGGCATTTAAATTAAAAGCGGGAGAAATGTCGCCGGTATTCGAAACGGAATATGGCTACCATATTCTTCAAGTAATTGAACGTAGGGGAGAGCAATCTCATGTGAGACATATCTTGGTTCGTCCGCAAAATACCCCGCAAAGTTTAGAGCGAGTGAAACTAAAAGCAGATAGTATTTATAAAGATTTAGCAACTAAAAAGTTGCCATTTGCAACCGCTGCTTCGCTATATTCTGATAATAAAGAAACGCAGTACAATGGTGGTATGATGCTGTATGCAGATAATCAAACTGCCAGAACTACACTAATGCCAGTAGAGAAATTAGACCCAGCTGTATTTGTGGTAATTGATACCATGAAAGTGGGAGAAGTTTCTAAGCCTACTCAGTTTAACGACCAACAAAGTGGTAAAGAAGGGTATAAAATCTTCTTCTTAAAGTCTAAAATTGCGCCGCACAAGGCTAGTTTAGAACAAGATTATCCGAAGTTTAAAGAGAAAGCTCAACAGCAGAAAGAATCGAAAGTAATGAGCGAATGGTTTGAAAAACGAAAAGAAACTACTTATATTAGGGTTGACGAGGAATTTCAAACTTGTGACGAATTGAAACTTTGGGTTAAAAAAGATAAAGACAGTAAGTAG